TTCAGAAAATGGTGGATGACTGAAGCACAAGGCTGCCAGCTAATTGTAAACAGTTTGTGTTGGTGCCTTACCAAGAAGTACAACAGGCTGTTGAGttctttttaattcaaatatttattgatcACATTGATGGGTTACTGCTCGGTTGGGTGCCTAGCAGGTGCAAAACCGACCCGGTCCTGTCCTCTGTCGAAAACAGTGTAGTACTCTGTCAGAAATACATCTCCCAGAATCCACAGAGGGCCCTCAGGGGAAACAATGTCCACAGCCTGGAATCCACTGAAACACAACTCCCTGTCACCAAGCATTTCCTGAAGaccaagacagagagagcgagagagagcaatatttattaaaaatttaaatgctACCCGTATTTACAGAACAAATAATTTTCAAATACTTGAGTTTGTGTCTGAGGAAAGAACATTTTTCCAATTTTAGACAACCTGAAACATCTGACTCTTCGAGGACCATAAAGAATTTTTAATAACAAGAGTGTGAGAAGAGTAAATATGACAACAATGCAAAGACAAGGacattcaataaaaacattacttAAATTAAACCCTGTGGTAACATAGATTTTATAGTAGACCTAGTGTTCAGACATGAaggcaaaaatgtgttttacgGTCTGATTTAAAAGTAGAGACAAGGTCAGCAGTTCAAATACTAACTGGAGGACCATTTCAAAGCTACGGTGCCAATGCAACAAAAGTTTGATCAACCTTCTGGAACTGCCAAAAGACCTAACCCTGCGGATCTAAGACTCCTTTGGAGACAGTGTGGATTTCAAAGTTAATGCCTCATGctagcacaaaaataaaaagcatattTGGATAACTGGCTAAAGACAAGAGACAGCCACAAACAGACAATGAGTTACCTTCCTAACATATTGTTCAGCAGTCAGTGTGTATTCTTTTCCTCCGAGGACGAATGTCACATGAGGCAAACTGGACAACCTGACACAGTCGATGagaaactaaaacacacacGTAAAGGTCAAATTAGATTATACACCATCAGATTTGTATATATGAGATTTAGATTATACAAGTtaatcatgaatttcccctaaataaatgtagtatctatctatctaattcttttctttctacCTCTCCAATGTTTGTGGGTGTGGCTCCAATCAGCTGCTGAAGGTTGAGGATGTCATTGGTCGGTCCAGCAATTAGGGAGGTTCCTGTATCGACAATCGCCTGGCAACCACGAGGACAAAACGAACTCGTACCCTGCACTGCCACACTGAAACATACGAagacatcaatatttttttattggtgtgtgaattcttgtttttcttttcatgaattGGAGCCCTAAATAAATTATGACAACACACAACTGCGATGTTGGATATGGTCAACAGCTGTTACAGCTTGTCACCAAAGGTGCCAccaaaaacaaggaaaaaatacattttgaaaatcagCACTGATTGTTAGTGCAGGGTTAGAGCTTCAATTTGGGGTTAAgattaaaatcaatataaataaacattaattgGTCAGAATCACAAtagtaaaaacatataaaacctGTCCATATTAATCTGCCAGTATCCCTTAGCAGTCACTGGAATCCAGGTAATTGGTCCGATGTACAACGACTCATCTGTTCCACCTAGCAACAATTCACCCTCTGGGTTGCCACTACTTGTTCTCCtgcagagattaaaaaaaaaaacgaacaaaaaaaacacttgagttaaaatggaatttgtactttttaagtttttgatCAGTCAAGgaaaccaaaacattttcttatcaCACCACTGAGGCATTTGAATCCCTCCCCCGACTCCTATAAAATCACTGAAACTTGCTATGTGCAAGTCTTTAATTTCCCTGAATCCCTTTTAGACTGAATGTCTCAGCATTTCCACAGAGTCTGGAGGTTATCAGTCGAACCCAAATTCATACCAGCAGATTTCATTCATCTCCATACGCTaaatcagagaggaaaaaccAACTTGGAGGTTGGTTGGGGTGAAAACCTGTAGTTTCAGTCTTCTGTGGCAGATGGTTTGATATCTGCTCTCAACCTTCCTTAAACACTGAAAGCCATCTTCGGAGGTCCCCAAAACCCCCTGGACCTCCTATGACCCCCTGACTCCTGTGAAAACCCTCGACCCCATGCACTTCTTGGATTTCGGTCAAACCTTTTAAAACCAAATGTGTCGCAACTGTGCTAAACTCAGATTTTGCAGGATATCAATCAAACCAAGTACACCAGCAGATTCATTTCCCGTACTGTCCTAGACCGTTTGGACCCAGACTGGTTGCCTTGGTAGGGTCCCTGtataaatactttaaaacaGTCACGATATTCATCTGGTGAAGTTGTACCTGCTGAGGTAGAAGGAGAAGACTGGCTGATCCACTATCTTCTGCGCCAACATGTTGTCGAAAACGGGGTTTCCGAGGATCTCTGCGAGGGATGGGTATCCCATCCCCAGCACACCATCAAACCGGGCCATCGCAAATGTGGTACCAGGCTCGTAGACTGACTCCCCAAACTCCTGGTTCAGGGTGGTTAGTTTACCCACCTGGACCAGAAGACAACTCGTTGCTTTTACCCACAAACAATTAGTCTTTTGAGGTTGAGTCCTGAAGTTGGTATGATTTTAAGAAATTGGACTGTGAATTGACTGTCTGATTTTTAGATTTCCACAATCAGCTGTGCATCATGtacattttatatacattttattatacCTTCAGTGTGTCCCTGCCCATGACTCCCAGCAGGTGTCCCGATCCGTAGTGAATCCCAAACATCCGACCATCATGACGAAACGTAGTCGACTCAAACGCCCTGAAACGCCTGTGCAGtactgtgaaacacacacacacacacacatacacacacacacacacacacacacacacacacacacacacacacacacacacacacacacacacacacacacacacacacacacacacacacacacagaccttgaACTTGTTATCACAGTCTGGAACATGCTAAACCAGAGTCATGTTGTCCTGACCAACAAACACAACTcttacaaatatataaatacagatacacaaagtgttgtgttgtgttgtggtacCGCAGGCCTGGCTGACGCAGTAGGACGACGGCACCCAGAGATCAGCTGAGCCAGTGTCAAAAACCACAGAGAAGTTCTGCTCCGGTGTCCCCAAACTGATGTCTCCATAATACTGAGcctgacacacaacacagacccACAGTGTGATTTTGGGGTAAACAAAGTGGTTGCcggtttcttgccaggagacCCTGAGCAAGGCACAGAACCCTCATTTAAGACCAGTTGTATCTTGTCCCCACAACAAATCCATGTTAAGAAAATGACAACACTGACCCCCGGTGGGGAATTCAAGGTACTGCAACAAGTTTACACCAGCAACCTCTTGCCCTCAGCAGTCCTTACATCCATGAAGTTATAGAGCCTCTCGCTGGAGCGTCCGAGTCGCAGCGACGGCGTGCCGGGCGG
The sequence above is drawn from the Seriola aureovittata isolate HTS-2021-v1 ecotype China chromosome 22, ASM2101889v1, whole genome shotgun sequence genome and encodes:
- the nots gene encoding nothepsin, whose amino-acid sequence is MFRLLLLVLVLGLWTWTSSALIRVPLRRVLSIRSQLRAKGLLEEFLRDHRPDMFNRRFAQCFPPGTPSLRLGRSSERLYNFMDAQYYGDISLGTPEQNFSVVFDTGSADLWVPSSYCVSQACGTTTQHNTLLLHRRFRAFESTTFRHDGRMFGIHYGSGHLLGVMGRDTLKVGKLTTLNQEFGESVYEPGTTFAMARFDGVLGMGYPSLAEILGNPVFDNMLAQKIVDQPVFSFYLSRRTSSGNPEGELLLGGTDESLYIGPITWIPVTAKGYWQINMDSVAVQGTSSFCPRGCQAIVDTGTSLIAGPTNDILNLQQLIGATPTNIGEFLIDCVRLSSLPHVTFVLGGKEYTLTAEQYVRKEMLGDRELCFSGFQAVDIVSPEGPLWILGDVFLTEYYTVFDRGQDRVGFAPARHPTEQ